A genomic region of Stegostoma tigrinum isolate sSteTig4 chromosome 15, sSteTig4.hap1, whole genome shotgun sequence contains the following coding sequences:
- the pdzd11 gene encoding PDZ domain-containing protein 11, with protein sequence MSNRVYADPKGNYDDYQYPVVFLPPYENPPPWIPVQERLHHLDYNNELTQFLPRIIQLKKPSGAQLGFNIRGGKASQLGIFISKVIPDSDADHAGLQEGDQVLAVNDIDFQDIEHSKAVEILKSAKEITMRVRYFPYNFRRQKERTVH encoded by the exons ATGTCAAACCGAGTATACGCAGACccaaaaggcaattatgatgactATCAGTATCCAGTAGTATTCTTGCCTCCATATGAGAATCCACCGCCATGGATCCCTGTGCAGGAG AGGTTACATCACTTAGATTACAACAATGAACTGACCCAGTTTTTACCTCGAATAATCCAGTTGAAGAAACCCTCTGGGGCTCAG CTGGGATTCAACATTCGAGGGGGCAAGGCCTCTCAGCTTGGTATCTTCATATCAAAG GTGATTCCTGATTCCGATGCAGATCATGCAGGGCTGCAGGAGGGTGATCAGGTCCTTGCTGTGAATGACATTGACTttcaggacatagaacatagcaaG GCTGTTGAAATCTTGAAATCTGCCAAAGAAATTACCATGAGGGTTCGCTACTTTCCGTACA ATTTCCGCAGGCAGAAGGAAAGGACAGTTCATTAA